A window from Athalia rosae chromosome 5, iyAthRosa1.1, whole genome shotgun sequence encodes these proteins:
- the LOC110117425 gene encoding LOW QUALITY PROTEIN: cytochrome c oxidase subunit 3-like (The sequence of the model RefSeq protein was modified relative to this genomic sequence to represent the inferred CDS: substituted 9 bases at 9 genomic stop codons) yields MLNKNHPFHIVDVRPXPILGAFRVIILLTGSIKXFHLNSLNLLLIGLISVIIIIIQXXRDVIRERTFQGLHTKKVEKNIRLGIILFITSEIFFFISFFXAFFHAALSPSIEIGRNXPPKGITPFNPISIPLLNTLILISSGVTVTVTHHRLINNNKKEALKRIIFTVILGILFSLLQAYEYKIAPFSIADSIYGSTFFIATGFHGIHVLIGTTFLLINFFRIKNNHFSKNHHFGFEAAAXYXHFVDVVXLFLYLSIY; encoded by the coding sequence atgttaaataaaaatcacccaTTTCATATAGTTGATGTAAGACCATGACCTATTCTTGGAGCATTTagagttataattttattaacaGGATCAATTAAATGATTTCACTTAAActctttaaatttattattaattggtTTAAtttcagtaataataattataattcaatgaTGACGAGATGTAATTCGAGAAAGAACATTTCAAGGTTTACAtacaaaaaaagtagaaaaaaatatacgattaggaataattctatttattacatcagaaattttttttttcatttcttttttttgagcaTTCTTTCATGCTGctctttctccttctattgaaattggaagaaattgACCCCCTAAAGGTATTACACCCTTTAATCCTATAAGTATCCCATTACTTAATActcttattcttatttcatCAGGAGTAACAGTAACTGTTACTCATCAtagattaataaataataataaaaaagaagctctaaaaagaattatttttacagtaATTTTAGGGATTTTATTCTCTTTACTTCAAGcttatgaatataaaatagcACCATTTTCAATTGCTGATTCAATTTATGGATCAACTTTTTTTATAGCAACTGGATTTCATGGTATTCATGTTCTAATTGGAACaacttttttattaattaatttttttcgaattaaaaataatcatttttcaaaaaatcatcattttggATTTGAAGCTGCAGCATGATACTGACATTTTGTTGATGTTGTTTGattattcctttatttatcaatttattga
- the LOC110117282 gene encoding LOW QUALITY PROTEIN: NADH-ubiquinone oxidoreductase chain 5-like (The sequence of the model RefSeq protein was modified relative to this genomic sequence to represent the inferred CDS: substituted 5 bases at 5 genomic stop codons): IRDDLNINRFILLVFIFVCSIILLIIRPNLIRILLGXDGLGLISYCLVIYYQNIKSFNAGLLTILINRIGDVALLCSISXILNYGSXNYIFFLNFIQINLNRRLILFFILLACFTKRAQIPFSSXLPAAIAAPTPVSSLVHSSTLVTAGVYLLIRFKDFFIINNLLIFXGVFISVLTILISGLQANFENDLKKIIALSTLRQLGFIIRILFLGFSNLAFFHLLTHALFKALLFICAGIIIHNFNNLQDIRYIGCVRKFSPFIRVCFIFANFSLCGFPFLVGFYSKDLILEFMLFNNSYNILLIVLIFFSTLLTICYTFRLIIFVILNNFSFFPSNFLNENSWGINFRLIGLIIIIIFGGGVII, translated from the coding sequence GTTGAGATGGTTTAGGATTAATTTCTTATTGTTtagtaatttattatcaaaatattAAATCTTTTAATGCAGGTTTATTAACAATTTTGATAAATCGTATTGGTGATGTTGCTTTACTTTGTTCAATTTCttgaatattaaattatggaagttgaaattatattttttttttaaattttatacaaattaatttaaacagaagattaattttattttttattttattagctTGTTTTACAAAAAGAGCTcaaattcctttttcttcatgaTTACCTGCTGCTATAGCAGCTCCTACACCTGTTTCTTCTTTAGTTCATTCTTCTACTTTAGTAACAGCAGGAGTTTATTTGTTAATTCGAtttaaagatttttttattatcaataatttattaattttttgaggtgtatttatttcagttttaacAATATTGATATCAGGTTTACAGgctaattttgaaaatgatttaaaaaaaattattgctttATCAACTTTAAGACAATTAGGGTTTATaataagaattttatttttaggtttttctaatttagcattttttcatttattaacgCATGCATTATTTAAAGCTTTATTATTCATATGTGcaggaattattattcataattttaataatttacaAGATATTCGTTATATAGGatgtgtaagaaaattttctccgtttaTAAGAGTATGTTTTATAtttgctaatttttctttatgtGGATTTCCTTTTTTAGTGGGGTTTTATTCAAAAGATTTAATTTTAGAATTTATGTTATTtaataatagttataatattttattaattgttttaatttttttttcaactttattaaCTATTTGTTATACTTttcgattaattatatttgtaattttaaataattttagtttttttccttcaaattttttaaatgaaaattcttgggGGATAAATTTTAGATTAATTgggttaataattataattatttttggaGGGGGAGTTataatatga